TTATGGAATCAAGAGGCAATCAGATCGGCGGGAATTCGTGAAGCATCCGGGCTAAGCGCCAACACGGGGCTATGCCGTGCAGAGCACAGCATAGCGAACACTTATTCAGCGAAACGATACACACGACGTTTCGCCGCACGACGGAACATTATGGCTTTATTGCAGATTGCAGAACCCGGCATGTCGACGAACCCGCACGAACATCGTTTGGCGGCAGGGATCGACCTGGGCACCACAAACTCGCTCGTCGCAACGGTGCGCAGTGGCACGGCTGAGACGCTGGCAGACGCTGAAGGTCGGCATCTTCTGCCCTCAGTGGTGCGTTATGTCGCGGCCGGGGCGCCGCAAGTGGGTTATGCGGCCAAGGCTGGCGCAGCTGACGATCCGCTCAATACGCTGGCTTCGATCAAGCGCCTGATGGGCCGCAGTGCGAGTGATCTCAAGACAGTCGCCGGGTATGTGCCTTATCAGTTTGCTCCCGCAGAGAGTGGTGTACCGCGTATTCGTACTGCAGCCGGAGAAGTTACCCCTGTAGAAGTATCCGCAGAAATTCTCCGGGCGCTGAAGCAGCGCGCGGAGGAGTCTTTGGGCGGCGAATTGAGCGGCGTGGTGATCACTGTGCCGGCTTATTTTGACGACGCCCAGCGTCAGGCGACCAAAGATGCTGCGACGCTGGCCGGACTCAACGTGTTCCGTTTGCTCAACGAACCGACCGCAGCGGCAGTTGCCTACGGTCTGGATCAAGGCGGGGAGGGCGTCATTGCCGTCTACGATCTGGGTGGCGGCACATTTGATGTTTCCATCCTGCGCCTGAACCGTGGCGTTTTTGAGGTGCTGGCGACCGGCGGCGACAGTGCGCTGGGCGGGGATGACTTCGATCGCGCCATCTCCGAATGGATGCTGCGCGAGGCCGGTATCGACGACACTGCCGATCACCGGCTGATGCGGCGCGTCATGCGCGATGCCTGCCAGGCGAAGGAAGCGCTCAGTGAGCAGGTCGCAGCCGAACTCGTCGTGCGGACCGGTGACGGACAGGAATGGCGCGGCACGCTCGATCGGACGAAGTTCAACGAATTGGTCGATCCGTTGATTCAAAAGACCCTGGCAGCCTGTCGGCGCGCTTTGCGCGATGCCGGCGTAGCGCGCGATGAAATCGACAGCGTCGTGATGGTGGGCGGTTCGACCCGCGCCCTGCGCGTGCGTGAGCGGGTCGAGGCGTTCTTCGAGCGTGAACCCCTGGTCGATATCGATCCGGACAAGGTCGTCGCGATCGGTGCCGCCTTGCAGGCCGACGTGTTGGCCGGCAACAAGCCCGACGATGAAATCCTGTTGCTCGATGTGATTCCGCTCTCGCTCGGCATCGAGACCATGGGCGGTCTGGTCGAGAAAATTGTCGCGCGTAACACCACGATCCCTGTGGCGCGAGCGCAAGAGTTCACTACGTTCAAGGACGGACAGACCGGTTTGATGGTGCATGTGGTGCAGGGCGAGCGTGAACTGGTCGATGACTGCCGTTCGCTGGCGCGCTTCACGCTGGGCGGAATTCCGCCCATGGTTGCCGGCGCGGCACGCATTCGAGTGACCTTCCAGGTGGATGCGGACGGTCTGGTCAGCGTGACCGCACAAGAGCAGACCAGCGGCGCGCAGGCCAGCGTACAGGTCAAGCCGTCCTACGGCCTGTCCGACGAGGAGATCGCGGGCATGCTGCGCAGCTCTCTGGATCATGCGCGTGACGACATGCTCGCGCGGCGCCTGCGCGAGGAACAGGTTGAGGCGCAGCGCGTCGTTGAGGCGCTGGACGCCGCGATGGCAGCCGATGGCGAGCGTTTGCTGAACACGCAGGAGCGCGCAGAAATTGCCGCCGCGCGCGCAGCGCTGATTGCGGCGGCAAATAATGACGAGCCGCAGTCGATTGAGGCGGCAATCAAGGCGGTCGAAACCGCCGCCGCCGATTTCGTCGCACGACGTATGGATGCTTCGATTCGCAGCGCAATGGCCGGTCACCGCGTCGAAGACTTTCACTGACCGCGGCCCGCGGCACTTCACAAACAGAATCAGGATTACGCATGCCACGAATTACTTTCATGCCTCATGAAACCCTTTGCCCGGATGGGCTGGTTGTCGAAGCCGAACCCGGCGTGAGCGTGTGCAATCTTGCCTTGAGCAACGGCATCGCCATCGAGCACGCCTGCGAAAAAGCCTGCGCCTGCACGACCTGCCATGTCTATATACGCGACGGCTATGAATCGCTGGCGGACCCCGAAGAAAAAGAAGAAGATATGCTCGACAAGGCTTGGGGTCTGGAGCCCGACTCCCGCTTGAGCTGCCAGGCTATCGTTGGCGATGAAGACCTGACCATTGAAATTCCGAAATACACGATCAATCTGGTATCGGAAAACTGAGGGAATCTGTTATGGGGTTGACTTGGAAGGACATTCAGGAAATTGCCATCGCGCTCGACGAAGCGCATCCCGAGATCGATCCGCGTTACGTGCGCTTTACCGATCTGCACCGCTGGGTTTGCGAATTGGAAGACTTTGACGACGATCCCGAGCACTCTGGAGAGAAAATTCTGGAGGCTATTCAGGCGACCTGGCTTGAAGAGCGTGAATGAACGAATCGGGTATTTGTCAGCAAGCCCGCATCGCGCGTAAAATTACTGCCCCCAAGGCACTCTAAAACCCGTGTAAGATGCGGGTTTATTGTCACTTGGGATACTGAATTTCCGAACTCTAAGGAGCTGTACCGAACATGGCGGTTGAACGCACGCTTTCCATTATCAAACCCGATGCCGTAGCCAAGAATGTCATCGGCGAAATTTACAGCCGCTTCGAACACGCTGGGCTCAAGATTATTGCAGCACGAATGCAGCATTTGTCACGCGAGCGCGCTGAGGCTTTCTACGCTGTGCACAGCGAACGACCCTTTTTCAAGGATCTGGTTTCCTTCATGATTTCGGGGCCCGTCATGGTGCAGGTGCTGGAAGGCGAGAATGCAATCGCTCTGCACCGCGACATCATGGGCGCGACCGACCCGAAAAAGGCTGACCCGGGTACGATCCGTGCCGACTTTGCCGACTCCATCGACGAGAACGCGGTGCATGGATCTGATAGTCCGGATACCGCAGCACAGGAGATTAATTTCTTTTTCGGGCCGGATGAAGTCTGCCCGCGCACGCGTTGATTGCTGATGCACGCAGACCCGACACCCGTCAATCTCCTCGGTCTGGCACAACCGGAACTTGAGGCATTCTTTGCCGCGCGCGGTGAAGCGGGTTTCCGTGCCCGCCAGCTCATGAAATGGGTGCACCATCATGGGCTGGCGGATTTTCAGTTGATGACCGATCTGTCACGCAATCTGCGGACCAGCCTGGCCGTGGACGCCGAGATTCGTGCGCCGGAAATGGTGTTGGAGCAGAACTCGACCGATGGCACACGCAAGTGGTTACTCCGGCTGGATGACGGCAATTGTATCGAAACCGTGTTCATTCCCGAGGATGGGCGCGGTACGTTGTGCGTGTCATCTCAGGTCGGCTGTGCACTCGATTGCACTTTCTGTTCCACCGCACGCCAGGGATTCAATCGGAATCTGACGTCAGCGGAGATCGTCGGTCAGCTGTGGATTGCCAAATCACGCCTGCAACCTGAAGCAGGCCAGTCGCGGGCGATCACCAATGTCGTATTGATGGGTATGGGCGAACCGCTGCTGAACTATGATGCGGTGATCAGCGCGATGTCTCTTATGATGGACGATCTGGCCTACGGTCTGGGCAAGCGACGGGTAACCCTGAGTACCTCCGGCGTTGTACCGGCAATGGATCGCCTCAAGGATACGCTGGACGTGAGTCTGGCCGTGTCGCTGCATGCGCCGAACAACGCCTTGCGCGACCAGTTGGTGCCGTTGAATAAAAAGTATCCAATCGAGCCGCTGCTGGCGGCTTGCAAACGCTTTGTTGCGGGCAAAGCGCGCAAGCAGAGCGTGACCTTCGAGTACGTCATGCTCAAGGGGGTCAATGACCGGCTTGAGCATGCGCGCGAACTGGTCAGGCTGCTGCACGACGTGCCGGCGAAAGTGAACCTGATTCCGTTCAATCCGTTCCCGCAGACCCGTTACGAACGGTCCGATCCGGTGACGATCGAGCGCTTTCGCAATGTGCTGATCGCCGGTGGCTTGCACACGATTACGCGCAAGACGCGCGGCGACGATATCGATGCGGCCTGTGGACAATTAGCCGGCAAGGTGGAAGATCGCAGCCGCCGCGCCCTGCGCTTTGCGCGTCTTGAGGAAGGACTGCATTAATGTGGCGTTCCGTCAGTTTTCTGCTGTTCGTATCGGTCGTGCTGATCAGCGGATGCGCGTCGCAGCCGACGCGTGTCAATGAAAAGCGATTGCACGATGCCGCGTTGATCAATACGCAACTCGGCGTCGATTACATGAACTCCGGCAATAAGCAGCGCGCCTACGACAAGCTCAAACTCGCGCTGTCGCAAGACCCGAACTCCTCGACCGTCCGTTATGCGTATGCACTGTTGATGCAGCGTCTTGGTGAAAACCGCAAGGCGCAAGAAAATTTCCAGAAGGCGATCGAGCTGAATCCGAAGGATTCGGACGCACGCAATAATTTCGGCGCGTTTCTGTGCAGCCAGAAGCGGTATCAGCAGGCGCAGCGACAGTTCAGGGCTGCACTGGGTAATCCGCTGTACTCGACACCGCAATACGCCTATGCAAACTCCGGTCTTTGCTATCTTCAGGAAGGTGACAACAGCAAGGCCACGAAAGCATTCAAGCAAGCCTTGAACGTGGACCCCACATTCGCGCCAGCGCTGTATCAACTGGCCAAACTGGCGGTCGGGAAGGGCGACTGGCAGAAAGCGAACGGGTATCTGAATCAGATCAAGGGGACCAATCGCTATACGCCGTCGAATCTTGCTCTGTGCATCAGAGTCAAACGCAATCTCGGCGATACGAATGGCGCAGCGAACTGCGCGCGCGACCTTTATCGTCTGTTCCCGAATTCTCAGGCGGCGAAGTCGCTATTGAACGGGGGGACATGAAATGACGCATCAGGCCGATTCCAGTCCGCCCATCGACGCGCCTGATTCCACTGTGGGCGCACGTTTGCGCCGCGCACGTGAAGCGTTGGGCATGAGCCTCGAACATGCCGCGCAAACGCTGAATCTGGATAAAAAAACCATTGCGGCGCTTGAGTCTGATGCAAAAGAGAGCTTGCCGGAGTCCGCTTACGTCAAGGGTTATCTGCGCGCCTATGCGCGCCTCCTGAACCTGGATGCGGATGCGTTGCTGGCACTCTATGCGGAAGATGAAGAGCCCACGCGTGTCGTGACACCGCCACCGATCCGCCGCAGTCAACGCGATCAGCCGCGCATGTCTGTTTCCGTGGTCGGCGGCGTTGTCGTGCTGTTGCTGATCGTGCTTTCTGTGTGGTGGTTTTCGCGCCCGAAACACACGTCAATACCTGTACAGGGCGTCGTACCCGCCACGCAGCCATCGCTCGCGTCGTCTGGTTCGGCGGTGCCCGCGAATCCTGTCCGTCTGGCGAACGCTGCCACAGCCACGGCGACGCCGGCAGCATCCACTACGCTCGGTGTGACGGCGACTGCCACCGCTGCGCCGGTCGTTGAGCCAACGATCAC
This genomic stretch from Acidihalobacter ferrooxydans harbors:
- the hscA gene encoding Fe-S protein assembly chaperone HscA, with the protein product MALLQIAEPGMSTNPHEHRLAAGIDLGTTNSLVATVRSGTAETLADAEGRHLLPSVVRYVAAGAPQVGYAAKAGAADDPLNTLASIKRLMGRSASDLKTVAGYVPYQFAPAESGVPRIRTAAGEVTPVEVSAEILRALKQRAEESLGGELSGVVITVPAYFDDAQRQATKDAATLAGLNVFRLLNEPTAAAVAYGLDQGGEGVIAVYDLGGGTFDVSILRLNRGVFEVLATGGDSALGGDDFDRAISEWMLREAGIDDTADHRLMRRVMRDACQAKEALSEQVAAELVVRTGDGQEWRGTLDRTKFNELVDPLIQKTLAACRRALRDAGVARDEIDSVVMVGGSTRALRVRERVEAFFEREPLVDIDPDKVVAIGAALQADVLAGNKPDDEILLLDVIPLSLGIETMGGLVEKIVARNTTIPVARAQEFTTFKDGQTGLMVHVVQGERELVDDCRSLARFTLGGIPPMVAGAARIRVTFQVDADGLVSVTAQEQTSGAQASVQVKPSYGLSDEEIAGMLRSSLDHARDDMLARRLREEQVEAQRVVEALDAAMAADGERLLNTQERAEIAAARAALIAAANNDEPQSIEAAIKAVETAAADFVARRMDASIRSAMAGHRVEDFH
- the fdx gene encoding ISC system 2Fe-2S type ferredoxin — translated: MPRITFMPHETLCPDGLVVEAEPGVSVCNLALSNGIAIEHACEKACACTTCHVYIRDGYESLADPEEKEEDMLDKAWGLEPDSRLSCQAIVGDEDLTIEIPKYTINLVSEN
- the ndk gene encoding nucleoside-diphosphate kinase codes for the protein MAVERTLSIIKPDAVAKNVIGEIYSRFEHAGLKIIAARMQHLSRERAEAFYAVHSERPFFKDLVSFMISGPVMVQVLEGENAIALHRDIMGATDPKKADPGTIRADFADSIDENAVHGSDSPDTAAQEINFFFGPDEVCPRTR
- the rlmN gene encoding 23S rRNA (adenine(2503)-C(2))-methyltransferase RlmN, producing MHADPTPVNLLGLAQPELEAFFAARGEAGFRARQLMKWVHHHGLADFQLMTDLSRNLRTSLAVDAEIRAPEMVLEQNSTDGTRKWLLRLDDGNCIETVFIPEDGRGTLCVSSQVGCALDCTFCSTARQGFNRNLTSAEIVGQLWIAKSRLQPEAGQSRAITNVVLMGMGEPLLNYDAVISAMSLMMDDLAYGLGKRRVTLSTSGVVPAMDRLKDTLDVSLAVSLHAPNNALRDQLVPLNKKYPIEPLLAACKRFVAGKARKQSVTFEYVMLKGVNDRLEHARELVRLLHDVPAKVNLIPFNPFPQTRYERSDPVTIERFRNVLIAGGLHTITRKTRGDDIDAACGQLAGKVEDRSRRALRFARLEEGLH
- the pilW gene encoding type IV pilus biogenesis/stability protein PilW; translation: MWRSVSFLLFVSVVLISGCASQPTRVNEKRLHDAALINTQLGVDYMNSGNKQRAYDKLKLALSQDPNSSTVRYAYALLMQRLGENRKAQENFQKAIELNPKDSDARNNFGAFLCSQKRYQQAQRQFRAALGNPLYSTPQYAYANSGLCYLQEGDNSKATKAFKQALNVDPTFAPALYQLAKLAVGKGDWQKANGYLNQIKGTNRYTPSNLALCIRVKRNLGDTNGAANCARDLYRLFPNSQAAKSLLNGGT
- a CDS encoding RodZ domain-containing protein, which codes for MTHQADSSPPIDAPDSTVGARLRRAREALGMSLEHAAQTLNLDKKTIAALESDAKESLPESAYVKGYLRAYARLLNLDADALLALYAEDEEPTRVVTPPPIRRSQRDQPRMSVSVVGGVVVLLLIVLSVWWFSRPKHTSIPVQGVVPATQPSLASSGSAVPANPVRLANAATATATPAASTTLGVTATATAAPVVEPTITAPASPPPVAAAPVSAPAVQTAAPTQPANTASGTQLLLRTTAKSWVKIDDATGKQLLIGLLPGDARKTLTGKPPFSVFLGYAPGVTLIINGNQVAFSSYTQSNNTARFKVLADGQTRR